A section of the Chitinivibrionales bacterium genome encodes:
- the rpsG gene encoding 30S ribosomal protein S7: MSRRKKSHKHEFVQDPKYKSVLITQFINNLLRRGKKRLAETMVYDAIDLAGKRTNQDGLSVFKKAVDNVKPTVEVKSRRVGGANYQVPVEVPSDRRTSLAIRWLITYAKERTEKSMADKLANEFIQASKNEGGAVRKKIDTHKMAEANKAFVIFRW, translated from the coding sequence ATGTCAAGAAGAAAAAAGTCGCATAAGCACGAATTCGTCCAGGACCCGAAGTACAAGAGCGTGTTGATAACGCAGTTCATCAACAACCTTCTGCGGCGCGGGAAGAAGCGTCTTGCCGAGACCATGGTCTACGACGCCATCGATCTTGCCGGAAAGCGCACCAACCAGGACGGTCTGAGCGTTTTCAAGAAGGCGGTTGACAACGTGAAACCCACGGTGGAGGTCAAGTCGCGCCGCGTGGGCGGCGCCAACTACCAGGTGCCGGTGGAGGTGCCGTCCGACCGCAGGACGTCGCTTGCGATACGGTGGCTCATCACCTATGCCAAGGAACGCACCGAAAAGAGCATGGCCGACAAGCTCGCCAACGAATTCATCCAGGCGTCCAAGAACGAAGGCGGCGCGGTGCGCAAGAAGATCGACACGCACAAGATGGCGGAAGCAAACAAAGCATTTGTGATATTCAGGTGGTAG
- the rplV gene encoding 50S ribosomal protein L22, giving the protein MEAVATCKFLRKTARKARFVADALRGKMVGEALSLLEFGTKKTVAKDIAKLIKSAVANLQHKNADAHINVDELRIKAIEVGNGPTLKRFRPRAQGRAYRILKRMCHIKVVVSN; this is encoded by the coding sequence GTGGAAGCAGTTGCGACTTGTAAATTTCTGCGCAAAACGGCGCGGAAGGCCCGCTTCGTGGCGGACGCCCTGCGGGGGAAAATGGTGGGCGAGGCGTTAAGCCTGCTTGAATTCGGCACGAAAAAGACCGTGGCAAAGGACATTGCCAAGCTCATCAAGTCCGCCGTGGCGAATCTGCAGCACAAGAACGCCGACGCGCACATCAACGTTGACGAGTTGCGCATCAAGGCCATCGAAGTGGGCAACGGGCCCACCCTCAAGCGGTTCCGGCCGCGGGCGCAGGGACGCGCCTACCGGATCCTCAAGCGGATGTGCCACATCAAAGTCGTTGTGTCGAACTGA
- the rpoC gene encoding DNA-directed RNA polymerase subunit beta': MAETNNQISAKTQEISQVGIRLASPDIIRNWSYGEVTKPETINYRSFKPERDGLFCEKIFGPVRNWECNCGKYKRIRYRGVVCDRCGVEVTHSKVRRERMGHIELAVPIIHIWFLKSVPSHISYLLGLPNTVLERIVYYESYVVIEPGDTNLRKGMLLTEDDYIKLEEQKKMFVAKMGGEAILEMLATLDLEELGFDLRSKIKIESSEQRKLEHLKRLRIVESFLKSGNKPEYMVLRVLPVLPPDLRPLVPLEGGRFATSDLNDLYRRVINRNNRLKKLMEIKAPEVILRNEMRMLQEAVDTLFDNGRRTFSVKGEGKRPLKSLSDLLKGKQGRFRQNLLGKRVDYSGRSVIVVGPELKIHQCGLPKTMALELFKPFVIQRLEERNLVQTVKSAKRFVEKERPEVWDILEDVIKDHPVLLNRAPTLHRLGIQAFFPVLVEGKAIRLHPLVCAAFNADFDGDQMAVHVPLSFESQIECRLLMLSSNNLLNPASGMPIMVPSQDIVLGVYYLTKMGSGRKGEGRAFCDPDEVLHAIFNKQIDIHAKIRVRVNGQSIDTTAGRIIFNQIIPEGIEYVNELLNKKKIQGIVAGIIKKKGNAVACKFLDDIKNLGYEYATRAGVTFGADDLVVPGEKKAIIEKSLDEGTRIRKQYDRGIITEGERYNKIIDLWTHTTGQVADALREALKNDKDGFNPVYLMLDSGARGSNDQIKQLAGMRGLMQKPQKKITGAVGEIIENPIISNFKDGLSVLEYFISTHGARKGLADTALKTADAGYLTRRLIDVVQDVVITQEDCGTIKGIEIEELREGDEVMEALGGRIVGRVAQEDIYDPGSPDELICQSNTVIDETTARRIEEAGIPKVKIRSVLTCDATEGACAKCYGRNLATGKLVDMGEAVGIMAAQSIGEPGTQLTLRTFHIGGTASRLILKGREFFPFNNLERGKTVVKGKIKFVDIDVVDHKDGRRVMSRAGELVVELPDKEFRYTVPYGATIFVSDKDEIVHSNPEFVEEKEKSKNKPGFKEYQKKEMGTVLFQWDPYNSLILAPESGTLELVDLVDGETTKMEVDERTGMSNVVVVEHRDKKLHPHLQVLDDSGRRLANIAVPTGAYLATIERDHKPALIKSSDPVNKGDILLKIPRETGKSKDITGGLPRVAELFEARRPKDAAVVSEVDGIVAIGGTERGNRKLVVRDDDGAGHEYLVPMGKHLRVHEGDRVKAGDRLSEGAIDPHDILRIMGENAVQRYLLDEIQSVYRLQGVTINDKHIEVIVTQMLKKVKVENPGDTHFLEGDDVDKRNLRDENELVVSEGGEPATFTPILLGITRASLTTESFLSAASFQETTKVLSKAAVEGKVDKLKGLKENLIMGNLIPAGTGCRLYKDVKIKDLSTEAIPVEKTEADEDFLDLGA, from the coding sequence GTGGCTGAAACAAATAATCAGATAAGCGCAAAGACGCAGGAAATTTCCCAGGTCGGCATTCGGCTCGCCTCGCCCGACATCATCAGGAACTGGTCGTACGGCGAAGTGACCAAACCCGAAACCATCAACTACCGGTCGTTCAAGCCGGAACGCGACGGCCTGTTCTGCGAAAAGATCTTCGGGCCCGTGCGCAACTGGGAATGCAACTGCGGAAAATATAAACGCATCAGGTACCGCGGCGTGGTGTGCGACCGCTGCGGCGTGGAAGTGACGCATTCCAAGGTGCGGCGCGAGCGCATGGGGCACATCGAGCTCGCGGTGCCCATCATCCACATCTGGTTCCTCAAGAGCGTACCGTCGCACATCAGCTACCTGCTCGGCTTGCCCAACACGGTGCTCGAAAGGATTGTTTACTATGAATCGTACGTGGTCATTGAGCCGGGCGACACCAATTTGCGCAAGGGAATGCTGCTCACCGAAGATGACTATATCAAGCTCGAGGAACAGAAGAAAATGTTCGTGGCCAAGATGGGCGGCGAGGCGATCCTCGAAATGCTCGCCACGCTTGACCTTGAGGAACTCGGCTTCGATTTGCGCTCAAAGATAAAAATCGAATCTTCCGAGCAGCGCAAGCTCGAACACCTGAAACGGCTCCGCATCGTCGAGTCGTTCCTGAAATCGGGCAACAAGCCCGAATACATGGTGCTGCGCGTTCTTCCCGTGCTGCCGCCCGACCTCAGGCCGCTGGTGCCCCTCGAGGGCGGCCGCTTTGCCACGTCGGACCTCAACGACCTTTACAGAAGGGTAATCAACAGGAACAACCGGCTCAAGAAGCTCATGGAGATCAAGGCGCCCGAGGTCATCCTCCGCAACGAGATGCGCATGCTCCAGGAAGCGGTCGACACGCTGTTCGACAACGGCCGCCGCACTTTCTCGGTGAAGGGCGAGGGCAAGCGTCCCCTCAAGTCGCTGAGTGATTTACTTAAGGGAAAACAGGGGCGGTTCCGCCAGAACCTGCTCGGCAAGCGCGTCGATTATTCGGGCCGCAGCGTCATCGTGGTGGGCCCGGAACTTAAAATTCACCAGTGCGGCCTTCCAAAGACCATGGCGCTCGAGCTCTTCAAGCCCTTCGTGATTCAGCGGCTCGAGGAGAGAAATCTTGTCCAGACCGTCAAGAGCGCGAAACGGTTCGTTGAAAAGGAGCGGCCCGAGGTGTGGGACATCCTCGAAGACGTCATCAAGGACCATCCTGTGCTCCTCAACCGCGCGCCCACACTGCACCGTTTGGGAATTCAGGCCTTCTTCCCCGTGCTCGTGGAGGGAAAGGCAATTCGCCTTCACCCGCTCGTATGCGCGGCGTTCAACGCGGACTTTGACGGCGACCAGATGGCCGTGCACGTGCCGCTGTCGTTCGAGTCGCAGATCGAGTGCCGTCTCCTCATGCTGAGCTCCAACAACCTGCTCAACCCGGCGTCGGGCATGCCCATCATGGTGCCGAGCCAGGACATCGTGCTCGGCGTCTATTATCTTACCAAAATGGGAAGCGGCCGCAAGGGCGAGGGAAGGGCGTTCTGCGATCCCGACGAGGTGCTCCACGCCATTTTCAACAAGCAGATCGACATCCACGCGAAAATCAGGGTGCGCGTGAACGGCCAGAGCATCGACACCACGGCCGGCCGCATCATCTTCAACCAGATCATACCCGAAGGCATCGAGTACGTCAACGAACTGCTCAACAAGAAAAAAATCCAGGGCATCGTGGCCGGCATCATCAAGAAAAAGGGCAACGCGGTCGCCTGCAAGTTCCTGGATGACATCAAGAACCTCGGGTACGAGTATGCGACGCGTGCGGGAGTCACCTTCGGCGCCGACGACCTCGTGGTCCCCGGCGAGAAAAAGGCGATCATCGAGAAGTCGCTCGATGAGGGAACGCGCATCCGTAAACAATACGACCGCGGTATCATCACCGAGGGCGAGCGGTACAACAAGATCATCGACCTGTGGACCCACACCACCGGACAGGTCGCCGACGCGCTGCGCGAGGCGCTCAAGAACGACAAGGACGGATTCAACCCGGTGTACCTCATGCTCGACTCGGGCGCTCGCGGCTCAAACGACCAGATCAAGCAGCTGGCCGGCATGCGCGGCCTGATGCAGAAGCCGCAGAAGAAGATCACCGGCGCCGTGGGCGAGATCATCGAGAACCCCATCATCTCCAATTTCAAGGACGGCCTGTCGGTGCTCGAATACTTCATCTCGACGCACGGCGCGCGCAAGGGACTCGCCGACACCGCGCTCAAGACCGCCGACGCCGGCTATCTCACGCGCCGCCTCATCGACGTGGTGCAGGACGTGGTGATCACGCAGGAGGACTGCGGCACCATCAAGGGCATCGAGATCGAGGAACTGCGGGAGGGCGACGAGGTGATGGAGGCGCTCGGGGGCCGCATCGTGGGCCGCGTGGCGCAGGAGGACATCTACGATCCGGGCAGCCCCGACGAGCTCATCTGCCAGAGCAACACCGTCATCGACGAGACCACGGCGCGGCGCATCGAGGAGGCGGGAATCCCCAAAGTCAAGATCCGTTCCGTGCTCACCTGCGACGCCACCGAGGGCGCCTGCGCCAAGTGCTACGGACGTAACCTCGCCACGGGCAAGCTTGTTGACATGGGAGAAGCGGTCGGCATCATGGCGGCGCAGAGCATCGGCGAGCCGGGCACGCAGCTCACGCTGCGGACGTTCCACATCGGCGGCACGGCCTCGCGCCTCATCCTCAAGGGCAGGGAGTTCTTCCCGTTCAACAACCTCGAGCGGGGCAAGACCGTTGTCAAAGGGAAAATCAAATTCGTCGACATCGACGTGGTCGACCATAAGGACGGCCGACGGGTGATGAGCCGTGCCGGCGAGCTCGTGGTGGAACTTCCCGACAAGGAATTCCGGTACACCGTCCCCTACGGCGCCACCATTTTCGTATCCGACAAGGACGAGATCGTCCACAGCAACCCGGAATTCGTCGAGGAAAAGGAAAAGAGCAAGAACAAGCCCGGGTTCAAGGAATACCAGAAAAAGGAAATGGGCACCGTTTTGTTCCAGTGGGACCCCTATAACAGCCTCATCCTCGCGCCGGAGTCCGGCACGCTCGAGCTCGTGGACCTCGTTGACGGCGAGACCACGAAAATGGAGGTGGACGAACGCACGGGCATGAGCAACGTCGTGGTGGTGGAGCACCGCGACAAGAAACTGCACCCGCATCTCCAGGTCCTTGACGACAGTGGAAGGCGGCTCGCCAACATCGCGGTTCCCACGGGCGCCTATCTGGCGACCATAGAGCGCGACCACAAACCGGCGCTCATCAAGAGCAGCGACCCGGTCAACAAGGGCGACATCCTCCTGAAGATCCCGCGCGAAACCGGAAAGAGCAAGGACATCACGGGCGGCCTGCCGCGTGTGGCCGAGCTGTTCGAGGCGCGGCGTCCCAAGGACGCGGCCGTTGTCTCGGAGGTGGACGGCATCGTGGCGATCGGCGGCACCGAGCGCGGCAACCGCAAGCTTGTCGTGCGCGACGACGACGGCGCGGGCCACGAATACCTCGTTCCCATGGGGAAGCACCTCCGCGTGCACGAGGGCGACCGGGTGAAGGCCGGCGACCGTCTTAGCGAGGGCGCCATCGACCCGCACGACATCCTGCGGATCATGGGCGAAAACGCGGTGCAGCGCTACCTGCTTGACGAAATACAATCGGTGTACCGGCTGCAGGGCGTCACCATCAACGACAAGCACATTGAGGTGATCGTCACGCAAATGCTCAAGAAGGTGAAGGTGGAGAACCCCGGCGACACGCATTTCCTCGAAGGCGATGACGTTGATAAACGCAACCTCCGCGACGAGAACGAGCTCGTGGTGTCGGAGGGGGGAGAGCCCGCGACGTTCACGCCGATCCTGCTCGGCATCACGCGCGCCTCGCTGACCACCGAGTCGTTCCTCAGCGCCGCGTCGTTCCAGGAGACCACCAAGGTGCTCTCCAAGGCCGCGGTCGAGGGCAAGGTTGACAAACTCAAAGGCCTCAAGGAGAACTTGATAATGGGCAATCTGATTCCCGCGGGAACGGGGTGCCGGCTGTATAAGGATGTGAAGATCAAAGACTTAAGCACCGAGGCCATCCCGGTGGAGAAAACCGAGGCGGACGAGGATTTCCTCGACCTGGGCGCGTAA
- the rplB gene encoding 50S ribosomal protein L2, whose translation MALKTYRPLTPVLRYKNTLDFAQLTTDSPYAPLCVAKKRMGGRNSDGHITVRHHGGGQKKYYRIIDFRRDKKNITGTVETIEYDPNRSCFIALVKYLDGERRYILATANMKPGMKVISSDTCEIAEGNCMPLVNMPSGTMVHNIELKEGRGGQMARSAGAYAEIVARENNMVQLRLPSGEIRNIREKCTATIGQVSNIEHMNVVLGSAGRKRLMGWRPHVRGVAMNPVDHPMGGGEAKSKGGNHPMSPWAQKAKGLKTRTRKKLSSKYIISRRTK comes from the coding sequence ATGGCTCTCAAGACCTATCGGCCGCTAACGCCGGTGCTTCGGTATAAGAACACGCTGGATTTTGCGCAGCTGACCACCGACAGCCCCTACGCGCCTCTGTGCGTGGCAAAAAAGAGAATGGGCGGCCGCAATAGCGACGGACACATCACAGTGCGGCACCACGGCGGCGGGCAGAAAAAATATTACCGCATCATCGATTTCAGGCGCGACAAAAAAAACATTACCGGCACCGTAGAGACCATCGAGTACGATCCGAACCGCTCGTGCTTCATCGCTCTTGTCAAGTATCTTGACGGCGAGCGCCGCTATATTCTCGCCACCGCGAACATGAAGCCGGGCATGAAGGTGATTTCTTCCGACACCTGCGAAATCGCCGAAGGCAACTGCATGCCGCTCGTCAACATGCCGTCGGGCACCATGGTGCACAACATAGAGCTCAAAGAAGGCAGGGGCGGCCAAATGGCGCGGAGCGCGGGCGCCTACGCGGAAATCGTGGCGCGCGAGAACAACATGGTGCAGCTGCGGCTTCCCTCGGGCGAGATCCGCAACATCCGCGAGAAGTGCACGGCCACCATCGGTCAGGTGAGCAACATCGAGCACATGAACGTGGTGCTGGGCTCGGCCGGCCGCAAGCGGTTGATGGGTTGGCGTCCGCACGTGCGCGGCGTCGCCATGAACCCGGTCGACCATCCCATGGGCGGCGGCGAGGCGAAGTCCAAGGGCGGCAACCACCCGATGTCGCCGTGGGCGCAGAAGGCCAAGGGGCTCAAGACGCGCACGAGAAAGAAGCTGTCGAGCAAATACATCATCAGCAGGAGAACCAAGTAA
- the rpsL gene encoding 30S ribosomal protein S12 → MPTISQLIRNGRRILSSRSKAGALQKCPQRRGVCIRVFTTTPKKPNSALRKVARVRLTNHIEVNAYIPGEGHNLQEHSIVLTRGGRVKDVPGVRYHIIRGALDTQGVEDRRRGRSKYGAKKPKK, encoded by the coding sequence GTGCCGACCATCAGTCAGCTTATTCGCAACGGGAGAAGGATACTCTCTTCCCGGAGCAAGGCAGGCGCGCTGCAGAAATGCCCGCAACGGCGCGGCGTGTGCATTCGCGTGTTCACCACGACGCCCAAGAAGCCGAACTCCGCGCTTCGGAAGGTGGCGCGCGTCCGCCTCACCAACCACATCGAGGTGAACGCCTACATTCCCGGCGAGGGCCACAACCTGCAGGAACATTCCATCGTGCTCACCCGCGGCGGTCGCGTCAAGGACGTGCCCGGCGTGCGGTACCACATCATCAGGGGTGCGCTTGACACGCAGGGCGTTGAGGACCGCAGGAGAGGACGTTCCAAATACGGCGCAAAGAAGCCGAAGAAGTAG
- the rplD gene encoding 50S ribosomal protein L4 has protein sequence MKAKVFTQDGKVKGEMALADSVFNADVNEQVMYLVVKTYLANQRQGTAKTKGRSEVSGGGRKPWKQKHTGNARAGSNTSPIWVRGGKAFGPVPRDYYRHIPKTMRRIALTSALSSRAKEEKVSVVAGITCDAPKTKTIAAMIGALSLADKRTLLVIDQASKNIYLSGRNIKNLTLKPVSEINAYDVLSNDAIVFGSEAIVKKIEEAYAQ, from the coding sequence ATGAAAGCCAAAGTTTTTACGCAGGACGGCAAGGTCAAGGGCGAGATGGCCCTGGCCGACAGCGTCTTTAACGCAGATGTCAACGAGCAGGTGATGTACCTTGTTGTCAAGACCTACCTGGCCAACCAGCGCCAGGGCACGGCCAAGACCAAGGGCAGGTCGGAAGTGAGCGGCGGCGGCCGCAAGCCGTGGAAGCAGAAGCACACCGGCAACGCGCGCGCCGGCTCCAACACCTCGCCGATCTGGGTGCGCGGCGGCAAGGCCTTCGGCCCGGTCCCGAGAGATTATTACCGTCACATTCCGAAGACCATGCGCAGAATCGCGCTCACGTCCGCGCTTTCGTCACGCGCGAAAGAGGAAAAGGTTTCTGTGGTGGCGGGCATCACATGCGACGCGCCGAAGACCAAGACCATCGCCGCGATGATCGGGGCGCTTTCCCTTGCCGACAAACGGACGCTGCTCGTGATCGACCAAGCAAGCAAGAACATCTACCTTTCGGGCAGGAACATAAAGAACCTCACGCTGAAACCGGTCTCCGAGATCAATGCCTACGACGTGCTCAGCAACGACGCCATTGTGTTCGGATCCGAAGCGATCGTGAAGAAGATCGAGGAGGCGTACGCGCAGTGA
- the rpsJ gene encoding 30S ribosomal protein S10, whose protein sequence is MPGERIRIRLKSFDHNILDKSTSDIVRTAKGTGARISGPIPLPTEKSIYTVLRAPHADKKSREQFEIRIHKRLIDILESTPQTVDSLMKLDLPAGVDVEIKV, encoded by the coding sequence GTGCCGGGCGAAAGAATCAGAATAAGGCTCAAGTCATTCGACCATAACATCCTCGACAAATCGACCTCCGACATCGTGCGGACCGCCAAGGGAACGGGCGCCAGAATTTCGGGCCCCATTCCGCTGCCCACCGAGAAGTCGATCTATACGGTGCTGCGCGCGCCGCACGCCGACAAGAAGTCGCGGGAGCAGTTCGAGATCCGCATCCACAAGCGCCTCATTGACATCCTCGAATCAACGCCGCAGACCGTGGATTCGCTGATGAAGCTTGACTTGCCGGCCGGCGTTGACGTTGAGATCAAGGTATAA
- the fusA gene encoding elongation factor G, with translation MEKTFLLNNVRNIGIMAHIDAGKTTTTERILYYTGIIHRIGEVDDGNTVMDWMQQERERGITITSAAITTEWKGVRINIIDTPGHVDFTIEVERSLRVLDGAVAIFDSVGGVEPQSETVWRQADKYNVPRIAFVNKMDRVGADFKNVVAMMEQKLGAAAVPLQLPIGKEDTFSGVIDLVRMKAYGYGEADFGATVTQRDIPQAFAEEAGKYRHMMLEKICDFDEDLMHTLLEDKTPAEASIKRAVRAGVIAGKIHPVLCGASFKNKGVQQLIDAIVDYLPSPLDRMTVRGFDPKAGNEVTRNASDSEPFCALVFKIVADAHIGRLAFARAYSGVIDLKSTLVNPRTGTRERITRIFRMHSNKRKPEQAMHAGEIMGLAGLKDTATGDTICDPEHPISLEQMTFPQPVISRSIEPKSTSDEERLSTALARLADEDPTCKVKQDPETGQTIISGMGELHLEILIDRLVREFNVEAHIGKPQVSYRETISSGTVETFELSQLIGGKTQYAKVVLSVEPINPARGTEFESKISEKSIPAAFVNAAKQGVVETSGGGVMSGYPLTGVHTTLKGLYFREDDSTEMAFKIAGSMAFKNACARCGPAILEPVMKLEVVVPAEYMGAVINDLNARRGTVSGITGRKDAQVIDGGAPLSEMFGYATMLRSLTQGRAVYTMQFDHYEPTSRAVQEEILKRIGRIW, from the coding sequence ATGGAAAAGACATTTCTGCTTAACAACGTGCGAAACATCGGCATCATGGCGCACATCGATGCGGGGAAGACGACCACCACCGAGCGGATCCTCTATTATACGGGTATCATCCATCGGATCGGCGAGGTCGACGACGGCAACACCGTTATGGACTGGATGCAGCAAGAGCGCGAGCGTGGAATCACCATCACCTCCGCCGCCATCACCACCGAGTGGAAGGGCGTCCGCATCAACATTATCGACACTCCCGGGCATGTGGATTTTACGATAGAAGTTGAACGTTCTTTGAGAGTTCTGGATGGCGCAGTAGCCATATTCGATTCGGTCGGAGGCGTGGAACCTCAGTCGGAAACGGTCTGGAGACAGGCCGACAAGTACAACGTTCCCCGGATCGCGTTTGTGAATAAAATGGACCGTGTTGGGGCCGATTTCAAGAATGTTGTTGCGATGATGGAGCAGAAGCTCGGCGCGGCTGCCGTTCCCCTCCAATTGCCGATTGGCAAGGAGGACACGTTCAGCGGCGTCATAGACCTGGTGAGGATGAAAGCGTACGGATACGGCGAGGCGGATTTCGGCGCGACCGTAACGCAGCGCGACATCCCGCAGGCATTTGCCGAAGAGGCAGGAAAGTACCGCCACATGATGCTTGAGAAAATATGCGATTTCGACGAAGATCTCATGCATACGCTGTTGGAAGACAAGACTCCGGCGGAGGCGAGCATCAAGCGTGCGGTCAGGGCCGGCGTCATTGCGGGCAAGATTCATCCCGTGCTGTGCGGCGCCTCGTTCAAGAACAAGGGAGTGCAGCAATTGATCGATGCGATCGTCGATTATCTTCCGAGTCCTCTTGACAGAATGACGGTTAGAGGGTTTGACCCGAAGGCCGGTAACGAGGTGACGAGGAACGCGTCGGACAGCGAACCGTTTTGCGCCCTGGTTTTCAAGATCGTCGCCGATGCCCACATCGGCCGCCTGGCGTTTGCGCGGGCGTATTCGGGTGTCATAGACCTGAAGAGCACCCTTGTCAATCCGCGAACGGGAACAAGGGAACGCATCACCCGGATCTTCCGCATGCATTCGAACAAGCGGAAGCCGGAGCAGGCCATGCACGCCGGCGAAATCATGGGGCTCGCGGGGCTCAAGGACACCGCGACGGGCGACACGATCTGCGATCCCGAGCACCCGATTTCGCTCGAGCAGATGACGTTCCCGCAGCCGGTGATCTCCCGGTCGATCGAGCCCAAAAGCACGAGCGACGAGGAAAGGCTGAGCACCGCGCTTGCACGGCTGGCGGACGAAGACCCGACGTGCAAGGTGAAACAGGATCCCGAAACAGGGCAGACGATCATCTCCGGGATGGGAGAACTCCACCTGGAGATACTCATTGACAGATTGGTACGAGAATTCAATGTTGAAGCGCACATTGGGAAGCCGCAGGTTTCCTATAGAGAAACGATCAGCTCGGGCACCGTTGAGACTTTTGAACTGTCCCAGCTCATCGGGGGCAAGACACAGTATGCAAAGGTGGTGCTGAGCGTTGAGCCGATAAATCCCGCACGCGGAACGGAATTCGAGAGCAAGATCTCCGAAAAGTCCATACCCGCCGCGTTCGTCAATGCGGCGAAGCAGGGTGTTGTCGAGACATCGGGCGGCGGCGTGATGTCAGGCTACCCGCTCACCGGGGTGCACACCACGCTGAAGGGACTTTACTTCCGCGAAGACGATTCGACAGAAATGGCGTTCAAAATCGCGGGCTCGATGGCGTTCAAGAACGCGTGCGCACGGTGCGGCCCGGCCATCCTGGAGCCGGTGATGAAACTCGAGGTGGTGGTGCCGGCCGAATACATGGGCGCGGTGATCAACGACCTCAATGCGAGACGGGGCACCGTGAGCGGGATCACGGGACGCAAGGACGCGCAGGTCATCGACGGCGGCGCGCCGCTTTCGGAAATGTTCGGATACGCGACAATGCTGCGCTCTTTGACACAGGGAAGAGCAGTATACACGATGCAGTTTGACCACTACGAGCCCACGAGCAGGGCGGTCCAGGAGGAGATTCTCAAACGCATCGGAAGAATATGGTAG
- the rplC gene encoding 50S ribosomal protein L3, with protein sequence MQGIIGKKIGMTQMFSKDTGKFIPITVIQAEGNVVHQVKTMENDGYSAVQLGYDVVSDKKVNKPLAGHFKKHNSTPTRVIKEFKLDSAEEKLTPGQKIGLEVLENVKFVNVVGTSKGRGFTGTIKRYNFHRGPAAHGSKSIRVRGSSGANTTPGHVLKGLRMEGHYGNAQVTTRNLEVMALDKEAGLVMLKGAVPGPNRGIVFISKVVKK encoded by the coding sequence ATGCAGGGAATAATAGGAAAAAAGATCGGGATGACCCAGATGTTTTCGAAGGACACCGGGAAATTCATCCCGATAACCGTGATACAGGCCGAGGGAAACGTCGTGCACCAGGTGAAGACCATGGAGAACGACGGCTACAGCGCGGTGCAACTCGGCTACGACGTCGTTTCCGACAAGAAGGTGAACAAGCCCCTTGCCGGACATTTCAAGAAGCACAATTCGACGCCGACCAGGGTCATCAAGGAATTCAAGCTCGATTCGGCGGAAGAAAAATTGACGCCCGGCCAGAAGATCGGCCTCGAAGTGCTGGAGAACGTCAAGTTCGTCAACGTGGTAGGCACCTCAAAGGGACGCGGCTTCACCGGAACCATCAAGCGATATAATTTTCATCGTGGCCCCGCAGCCCATGGCAGCAAGTCCATCCGCGTCCGCGGATCGTCCGGCGCCAACACCACGCCGGGCCACGTGCTCAAGGGCCTGCGCATGGAAGGCCATTACGGAAACGCGCAGGTCACCACGAGGAACCTCGAGGTGATGGCGCTTGACAAAGAAGCGGGCCTTGTGATGCTCAAGGGTGCGGTCCCCGGCCCGAACAGGGGAATCGTTTTCATCAGCAAAGTGGTTAAGAAGTAA
- a CDS encoding 50S ribosomal protein L23, with the protein MSTYHSIIRYPSITEKNTQLRASQNKYVFEVMPTATKPQIKEAVEKLFSVKVLSVNTMVVKGKKKKQGRFAGYRPNWKKAIVKVAAGQTISKFGEV; encoded by the coding sequence GTGAGCACCTATCATTCGATCATCCGGTATCCGTCCATTACCGAGAAGAACACCCAGCTGCGGGCGTCGCAGAACAAATACGTCTTTGAGGTCATGCCCACCGCCACCAAGCCGCAAATCAAGGAGGCGGTGGAAAAGCTTTTCAGCGTCAAGGTGCTGTCGGTGAACACCATGGTGGTGAAGGGAAAGAAAAAAAAGCAGGGCAGGTTCGCAGGCTACCGCCCGAACTGGAAAAAGGCGATTGTCAAGGTGGCTGCCGGGCAGACCATCAGCAAATTCGGCGAAGTGTAA
- the rpsS gene encoding 30S ribosomal protein S19 produces MARSIKKGPFVDEHLAKKVNEMNTSGQKKVLKTWSRRSTILPEFVGLTFAVHNGNKFIPVYVTENMVGHKLGEFAPTRTFRGHSGHIKATDGMTEEQAAAAS; encoded by the coding sequence ATGGCCCGCTCAATAAAAAAAGGCCCTTTTGTCGACGAGCATCTCGCGAAAAAGGTGAACGAGATGAATACGTCGGGGCAGAAGAAAGTGCTCAAGACCTGGTCGCGGCGTTCCACCATCCTGCCCGAATTCGTGGGGTTGACGTTCGCGGTCCACAACGGGAACAAGTTCATTCCCGTGTACGTGACTGAAAACATGGTGGGGCACAAGCTCGGCGAGTTCGCGCCGACCAGGACCTTCAGGGGCCACAGCGGCCATATCAAGGCGACCGACGGAATGACGGAAGAGCAAGCGGCGGCGGCATCATAA